The Sesamum indicum cultivar Zhongzhi No. 13 linkage group LG2, S_indicum_v1.0, whole genome shotgun sequence genome contains a region encoding:
- the LOC105156000 gene encoding binding partner of ACD11 1 isoform X1: MSIKTVKVSNLSLGASERDIKEFFSFSGDIEYVEMRSDTERCQLAFVTFKDAQGAETAVLLSGATIVDMTVDIALDPDYKLPPAASAPLLQPSEGKTGGGAESAFQKAEDVVSSMLAKGFILGKDAVNKAKSFDEKHQLTSTASAKVASFDKKIGLTEKISIGTSIVNDKVREVDEKLHVSEKAKSAFAAAEQTVSNAGSAIMKNRYILTGTTWVTGAFSKVTKAAGEVGQKTKEKVGMVEDEQRRKMVDDFAQVHLSESPKSPDSREQHSSKPASVPGLIL; this comes from the exons ATGTCG ATCAAAACAGTCAAGGTCAGCAATCTCTCTTTGGGGGCATCCGAGCGTGACATCAAAGagttcttctctttttctggtGATATCGAATATGTTGAGATGCGAAG TGATACTGAGAGGTGTCAACTTGCATTTGTTACCTTCAAGGATGCACAGGGAGCAGAGACAGCAGTTCTTCTTTCG GGTGCAACCATTGTGGACATGACCGTGGATATTGCTCTGGACCCAGATTACAAGCTCCCTCCAGCTGCCTCTGCACCACTCTTG CAGCCTTCAGAGGGAAAAACTGGAGGGGGTGCTGAATCTGCTTTCCAGAAGGCGGAGGATGTTGTGAGCAGCATGCTTGCAAAGGGTTTTATCTTAGGTAAAGATGCTGTCAACAAGGCGAAGTCTTTTGATGAGAAGCATCAATTAACTTCCACAGCAAGTGCTAAAGTTGCGtcatttgataaaaaaattggactgACTGAGAAGATATCTATTGGTACTTCCATAGTGAACGATAAAGTGCGTGAAGTAGATGAGAAACTCCATGTTTCTGAGAAAGCAAAATCAGCATTTGCTGCTGCCGAGCAAACAGTTAGTAATGCTGGATCCGCCATTATGAAGAACAGATATATCCTCACTGGTACGACATGGGTAACGGGTGCTTTTAGCAAAGTCACTAAGGCAGCCGGGGAAGTCGGCCAAAAGACAAAGGAAAAAGTTGGAATGGTTGAGGATGAgcagagaagaaaaatggtggATGACTTTGCTCAAGTTCATCTATCTGAGTCTCCTAAATCACCTGATTCTAGAGAACAGCATTCATCCAAGCCTGCTTCAGTACCTGGTTTAATTCTCTGA
- the LOC105156000 gene encoding binding partner of ACD11 1 isoform X2: MSIKTVKVSNLSLGASERDIKEFFSFSGDIEYVEMRSDTERCQLAFVTFKDAQGAETAVLLSGATIVDMTVDIALDPDYKLPPAASAPLLPSEGKTGGGAESAFQKAEDVVSSMLAKGFILGKDAVNKAKSFDEKHQLTSTASAKVASFDKKIGLTEKISIGTSIVNDKVREVDEKLHVSEKAKSAFAAAEQTVSNAGSAIMKNRYILTGTTWVTGAFSKVTKAAGEVGQKTKEKVGMVEDEQRRKMVDDFAQVHLSESPKSPDSREQHSSKPASVPGLIL, from the exons ATGTCG ATCAAAACAGTCAAGGTCAGCAATCTCTCTTTGGGGGCATCCGAGCGTGACATCAAAGagttcttctctttttctggtGATATCGAATATGTTGAGATGCGAAG TGATACTGAGAGGTGTCAACTTGCATTTGTTACCTTCAAGGATGCACAGGGAGCAGAGACAGCAGTTCTTCTTTCG GGTGCAACCATTGTGGACATGACCGTGGATATTGCTCTGGACCCAGATTACAAGCTCCCTCCAGCTGCCTCTGCACCACTCTTG CCTTCAGAGGGAAAAACTGGAGGGGGTGCTGAATCTGCTTTCCAGAAGGCGGAGGATGTTGTGAGCAGCATGCTTGCAAAGGGTTTTATCTTAGGTAAAGATGCTGTCAACAAGGCGAAGTCTTTTGATGAGAAGCATCAATTAACTTCCACAGCAAGTGCTAAAGTTGCGtcatttgataaaaaaattggactgACTGAGAAGATATCTATTGGTACTTCCATAGTGAACGATAAAGTGCGTGAAGTAGATGAGAAACTCCATGTTTCTGAGAAAGCAAAATCAGCATTTGCTGCTGCCGAGCAAACAGTTAGTAATGCTGGATCCGCCATTATGAAGAACAGATATATCCTCACTGGTACGACATGGGTAACGGGTGCTTTTAGCAAAGTCACTAAGGCAGCCGGGGAAGTCGGCCAAAAGACAAAGGAAAAAGTTGGAATGGTTGAGGATGAgcagagaagaaaaatggtggATGACTTTGCTCAAGTTCATCTATCTGAGTCTCCTAAATCACCTGATTCTAGAGAACAGCATTCATCCAAGCCTGCTTCAGTACCTGGTTTAATTCTCTGA
- the LOC105156002 gene encoding uncharacterized protein LOC105156002: MQRQSLGSPSSKLVQDERQTQKQFPSSSSSSSSSSSHLSTINGEDYCKVEEEELKKMMRLKPPHTYIHIIPMLTLLCFLILYLSSHDPSPNDLAEFNTLKTFPNRAESEDNISELKGIMEIRKGDVLALRSLKNSAAKHRRLHRKIPRF; this comes from the exons ATGCAGAGGCAGTCGCTGGGCTCACCATCGTCAAAGCTGGTACAAGATGAGCGGCAAACCCAGAAGCAATtcccctcttcttcttcttcttcttcttcttcttcttcacatCTCTCCACCATTAATGGAGAAGACTACTGCAAAGTAGAAGAGGAAGAgctgaagaagatgatgagaCTGAAGCCGCCCCACACCTACATTCACATCATCCCAATGCTCACTCTCCTCTGCTTCCTCATTCTCTACCTCTCCTCCCACGACCCTTCTCCCAATG ATTTAGCTGAGTTCAATACCTTGAAGACTTTCCCCAATCGCGCAG AATCAGAAGACAATATTTCAGAACTGAAGGGCATAATGGAGATAAGAAAAGGCGACGTGCTGGCGCTACGGAGCTTGAAGAACTCGGCGGCCAAACACCGCCGGCTCCACCGCAAAATCCCCCGGTTTTAG